In Micromonospora sp. WMMA1363, a genomic segment contains:
- a CDS encoding preprotein translocase subunit TatB → MFDNLNWWEIGALLLLALLIFGDRLPAVINDGLRLVRSLRRMATNATSDLSRELGTDIQLEDLHPKAFIRKHLISEEDEAAIRKPLQGVYDNLRADVTGVRDELKDVATAADPRTNGSRPATATGSVPTTPAPRVSYDDAT, encoded by the coding sequence GTGTTCGACAACCTGAACTGGTGGGAGATCGGTGCGCTGCTGCTCCTGGCGCTGCTGATCTTCGGTGACCGGCTGCCCGCCGTCATCAACGACGGTTTGCGGCTGGTGCGTAGCCTGCGCCGGATGGCGACCAACGCCACCAGCGACCTGAGTCGGGAGTTGGGCACCGACATCCAGCTTGAGGACCTGCACCCGAAGGCGTTCATCCGCAAGCACCTGATCAGCGAGGAGGACGAGGCGGCCATCCGGAAGCCGCTGCAGGGCGTCTACGACAACCTGCGCGCCGACGTCACCGGCGTGCGCGACGAGCTGAAGGACGTCGCGACCGCCGCCGACCCCCGCACGAACGGAAGCCGGCCGGCCACTGCCACCGGAAGTGTTCCCACCACCCCGGCCCCCCGCGTCAGCTACGACGACGCGACCTGA
- a CDS encoding Mrp/NBP35 family ATP-binding protein, with the protein MSAPVSTVSDAIQAALATVNDPEIRRPITELGMVRSAAVGDDGVARVELLLTVAGCPLKDKLRADITAAVGAVPGVTGVEIEFGVMSPEQRQELQAKLRGGTTEEPVIPFAQPGSRTRVYAVASGKGGVGKSSVTVNLAAALAARGLSVGVVDADIYGHSVPRMLGADGRPTRVEDMIMPPQSHGVKVISIGMFTAGNAAVVWRGPMLHRALQQFLADVYWGDLDVLLLDLPPGTGDVAISLAQLLPNSEILVVTTPQAAAAEVAERAGAIALQTHQRVVGVIENMSWLELPDGSRMEVFGAGGGQTVADSLTRSIGAPVPLLGQIPLDTRVREAGDEGNPIVLAEPASPAAKALVEVADRLAVRRESLLGKPLGLKPAGR; encoded by the coding sequence ATGTCAGCACCCGTCAGCACCGTCTCCGACGCGATCCAGGCCGCTCTGGCCACCGTCAACGACCCGGAGATCCGCCGGCCCATCACCGAGCTGGGCATGGTCCGCTCCGCCGCGGTCGGCGACGACGGCGTCGCCCGGGTCGAGCTGCTGCTCACCGTGGCGGGCTGCCCGCTGAAGGACAAGCTACGGGCCGACATCACCGCCGCCGTGGGCGCCGTGCCCGGCGTGACTGGCGTGGAGATCGAGTTCGGCGTGATGAGCCCCGAACAGCGCCAGGAGCTGCAGGCGAAGCTGCGCGGTGGGACCACCGAGGAGCCGGTGATCCCGTTCGCCCAGCCCGGATCCCGCACCCGGGTGTACGCGGTCGCCAGCGGCAAGGGTGGCGTCGGCAAGTCCAGCGTGACAGTCAACCTGGCGGCGGCGCTGGCCGCTCGGGGGCTCTCCGTCGGCGTGGTCGACGCCGACATCTACGGCCACTCGGTGCCCCGGATGCTCGGCGCCGACGGCCGGCCCACCCGCGTCGAGGACATGATCATGCCACCGCAGTCGCACGGTGTGAAGGTCATCTCGATCGGCATGTTCACCGCCGGCAACGCCGCCGTCGTCTGGCGTGGCCCGATGCTGCACCGAGCGTTGCAGCAGTTCCTCGCCGACGTTTACTGGGGCGACCTGGACGTGCTCTTGCTCGACCTACCGCCGGGCACCGGCGACGTGGCCATCTCCCTGGCCCAGCTGCTGCCCAACTCCGAGATCCTGGTGGTCACCACGCCACAGGCCGCCGCCGCCGAGGTGGCGGAGCGGGCCGGCGCGATCGCGCTGCAGACCCACCAGCGGGTGGTCGGCGTGATCGAGAACATGTCCTGGCTGGAGCTGCCGGACGGCTCCCGGATGGAGGTCTTCGGCGCCGGTGGGGGCCAGACCGTCGCCGACTCGCTGACCCGCTCGATCGGTGCGCCGGTGCCGCTGCTCGGCCAGATCCCGCTCGACACCCGGGTCCGCGAGGCTGGCGACGAGGGCAACCCGATCGTGTTGGCCGAGCCGGCTTCGCCGGCGGCGAAGGCGCTGGTGGAGGTCGCCGACCGGCTCGCCGTCCGGCGTGAATCGCTCCTCGGCAAGCCGCTGGGCCTCAAACCCGCCGGCCGCTAG
- a CDS encoding DUF1003 domain-containing protein, with protein sequence MVERRRAERLDQPREARGVRLPRFDPEAFGRWSEAIARGMGTAHFIVYMTVVIASWFLWNTLAPAEFRFDPYTFTFLTLVLSLQASYAAPLILLAQNRQADRDRLALEEDRRRATAQKADTEYLAREIAALRNAMGEVATRDFLRSELARLAEELDDAAQRRQRLERRAQERAAGGDGLDEPRDELDTDYAHDGRPEPGTR encoded by the coding sequence ATGGTTGAGCGGCGGCGGGCGGAGCGGCTGGACCAGCCGCGTGAGGCCCGGGGGGTGCGGCTGCCCCGGTTCGACCCGGAGGCCTTCGGCCGATGGTCGGAGGCGATCGCCCGGGGAATGGGTACCGCCCACTTCATCGTCTACATGACGGTGGTCATCGCGAGCTGGTTCCTGTGGAACACGCTCGCCCCGGCCGAGTTCCGCTTCGACCCGTACACCTTCACGTTCCTGACCCTGGTGCTGTCGTTGCAGGCCAGCTACGCCGCGCCGCTGATCCTGCTGGCGCAGAACCGCCAGGCGGACCGGGACCGGCTCGCGCTGGAGGAGGACCGGCGCCGGGCGACGGCGCAGAAGGCGGACACCGAGTACCTGGCCCGCGAGATCGCCGCTCTCCGCAACGCGATGGGCGAGGTGGCGACACGCGACTTCCTCCGCTCGGAGCTGGCCCGGCTCGCCGAGGAACTGGATGACGCCGCTCAGCGCCGGCAGCGACTGGAGCGCCGGGCGCAGGAACGGGCGGCTGGCGGGGACGGGCTGGACGAACCCCGGGACGAGTTGGACACGGACTACGCGCACGACGGCCGGCCCGAGCCCGGGACACGTTGA